From one Bradyrhizobium sp. Ash2021 genomic stretch:
- a CDS encoding Panacea domain-containing protein — MSSLPSARPKLTWKVPLPGGQRRLREAVLYVSQKCETAPFFGKVKLNKIIWRADFDSFAQRGQPVTGRQYQRLRQGPAPVEMLPVLNDLLAEGLLAIKLVPQGNHDEQRPVALEKPVLNLFSLQDLEYLDRAISIYWEKTGTEVSDISHGAAWKSREDGEPMPYELAYLSDEPLGRGQKAKLLKLATTYGWNSQ; from the coding sequence ATGTCAAGTCTCCCGTCGGCTCGACCAAAGCTAACTTGGAAGGTTCCACTCCCCGGTGGACAGAGGCGTCTTCGGGAGGCGGTTCTGTATGTCTCCCAGAAATGCGAGACGGCCCCATTCTTCGGCAAGGTGAAACTGAACAAGATCATTTGGCGAGCCGACTTTGATTCCTTTGCCCAAAGGGGCCAGCCCGTCACAGGCCGACAATACCAACGCTTAAGGCAGGGCCCAGCCCCTGTGGAAATGTTGCCCGTTCTCAACGATCTTCTGGCCGAGGGGCTATTGGCTATAAAGCTCGTCCCTCAGGGCAATCACGACGAGCAGCGTCCCGTTGCCCTAGAGAAGCCGGTGCTCAATCTATTTAGCCTACAGGACTTGGAATACCTGGACCGGGCAATTTCGATCTACTGGGAGAAGACCGGAACAGAAGTTAGCGATATTTCGCACGGAGCCGCTTGGAAATCGCGTGAGGATGGCGAGCCTATGCCTTACGAATTGGCATATTTGTCGGACGAGCCTTTAGGGAGAGGCCAAAAAGCGAAGCTTCTAAAGCTTGCGACTACCTACGGCTGGAACAGCCAATAA
- a CDS encoding type II toxin-antitoxin system HicB family antitoxin — translation MPNYIGLIHKDAASHFGVSFPDFPGVVTAGITLDDARAMAEEALALHIEGLVEDEEAVPEPSAPEEIMSDPDNRTGVAILVSMKSEQPKAVGVNVTLPGDVLEQIDKYAEAHGYTRSGLLTQAAKKLMAEAA, via the coding sequence ATGCCTAACTACATCGGTCTTATCCATAAGGACGCCGCCAGCCACTTTGGCGTTTCCTTTCCGGATTTTCCGGGCGTCGTCACCGCAGGCATCACCCTGGATGATGCGCGCGCCATGGCTGAGGAAGCTCTCGCTCTGCATATCGAAGGCTTGGTGGAGGACGAAGAAGCTGTCCCCGAGCCTTCGGCCCCGGAAGAGATTATGTCCGATCCGGACAACCGAACTGGCGTGGCTATTCTGGTTTCGATGAAGAGCGAGCAACCAAAAGCCGTTGGCGTCAACGTCACTTTGCCCGGAGATGTTCTGGAGCAGATTGACAAATATGCGGAAGCTCACGGCTACACGCGATCAGGACTCCTGACGCAGGCAGCCAAAAAGCTGATGGCCGAAGCGGCTTGA
- a CDS encoding YifB family Mg chelatase-like AAA ATPase translates to MVQRVSTVAFEGIEARAVDVQVQVAPGLPAFAIVGLPDKAVSEARERVRSALIASGLALPARRITVNLAPADLPKEGSHYDLPIALGLMAAIGAIPPDALSGFTVLGELGLDGSIAPVAGVLPAAIGANSRDEGLICPAACGSEAAWASPDIQIIAAKSLIQIANHFKGTQVLSRPQPRVHEREETLLDLRDIKGQESAKRALEIAAAGGHHLLMIGSPGAGKSMLAARLPSILPPLSPSELLEVSMIASVAGEIRDGALTARRPFRSPHHSASMAALTGGGMRAKPGEISLAHQGVLFLDELPEFDPRVLDSLRQPLENGEVAVSRANHRVTYPARFMLVAAMNPCRCGHAYEPGYSCKRGRIDRCTADYQMRISGPLMDRIDLRIEVPAVTAADLILPPPSEGSAEVAARVAAARDIQLARYAAAGMPHVRTNAEAPASLLETIAQPDSHGQKLLRDAAETMKLTARGYHRVLRVARTLADLDGAEKIGRLHLAEALSYRALAEDLRRAA, encoded by the coding sequence ATGGTCCAACGCGTTTCCACCGTGGCTTTTGAGGGGATCGAGGCCCGCGCGGTCGACGTGCAGGTGCAGGTCGCGCCCGGGCTGCCCGCCTTTGCCATTGTCGGCCTGCCCGACAAGGCGGTTTCGGAGGCGCGCGAGCGGGTGCGCTCGGCGCTGATCGCCTCGGGGCTGGCGCTGCCGGCGCGGCGGATCACCGTCAACCTGGCGCCGGCCGATTTACCGAAGGAAGGCAGCCATTACGATCTTCCGATCGCGCTCGGCCTGATGGCGGCCATCGGCGCGATCCCGCCCGACGCGCTTTCCGGCTTCACGGTATTGGGCGAACTCGGGCTCGATGGCTCGATCGCGCCGGTCGCGGGCGTGCTGCCGGCGGCGATCGGCGCCAATTCGCGCGACGAGGGGCTGATCTGTCCCGCGGCCTGCGGCTCGGAGGCGGCCTGGGCCAGCCCCGACATCCAGATCATCGCGGCAAAGTCGCTGATCCAGATCGCCAACCATTTTAAAGGCACCCAGGTGCTGTCGCGGCCGCAGCCGAGAGTGCATGAGCGCGAGGAGACGCTGCTCGATCTCCGCGACATCAAGGGTCAGGAGAGCGCCAAGCGCGCGCTCGAGATTGCGGCGGCCGGCGGGCATCATCTCTTGATGATCGGCTCGCCCGGCGCCGGCAAATCGATGCTGGCGGCGCGGCTGCCCTCGATCCTGCCGCCGCTGTCGCCGTCGGAACTGCTGGAGGTCTCGATGATCGCCTCCGTCGCCGGCGAAATCCGCGACGGCGCGTTGACCGCACGGCGGCCGTTCCGCTCACCCCATCATTCCGCCAGCATGGCCGCCCTGACCGGCGGCGGCATGCGCGCCAAACCCGGCGAGATCTCGCTGGCGCATCAGGGCGTGCTGTTCCTCGACGAATTGCCGGAGTTCGATCCGCGCGTGCTGGATTCGCTGCGTCAGCCGCTGGAGAACGGCGAGGTCGCGGTGTCCCGCGCCAATCATCGCGTCACGTATCCGGCGCGCTTCATGCTGGTCGCGGCGATGAACCCGTGCCGCTGCGGCCATGCCTATGAACCCGGCTATTCCTGCAAGCGCGGCCGGATCGACCGCTGCACCGCGGACTATCAGATGCGCATCTCGGGCCCGCTGATGGATCGCATCGATCTGCGCATCGAGGTGCCGGCGGTGACCGCCGCCGATCTGATCCTGCCGCCGCCGAGCGAAGGCTCCGCCGAAGTCGCCGCAAGAGTTGCCGCGGCGCGCGACATCCAGCTCGCGCGCTACGCCGCCGCCGGCATGCCGCATGTCCGCACCAATGCCGAGGCGCCGGCGTCGCTGTTGGAAACCATCGCGCAGCCCGACAGTCATGGCCAAAAACTGCTGCGCGACGCCGCCGAGACCATGAAGCTGACCGCGCGCGGCTATCACCGCGTGCTGCGCGTCGCGCGCACGCTCGCCGATCTCGATGGCGCGGAAAAAATCGGCCGGCTGCATCTGGCGGAAGCGTTGTCGTATCGCGCGCTGGCGGAAGATTTGCGGCGCGCGGCGTAA
- a CDS encoding response regulator produces MGRTFRIKIGLRRFGRRHPWIAFALRSFMIFSATFGGAYGFIAGSRTEVSGYDPQAFAIGTSFLFAIACVALVTLSVRLRLMRRKMRRIALHNEALADRNWELQEAEARARRLFESQGDLIVLRDADGRISYVNDAYCELAEMPRSALIGSRATLTILEQGDTALESNGTRIHDQKVAGPVGPRWIAWREGLVRHDAGSPAEMQSVGRDVTDRTESERALAEARDQADAANRAKSRFLAMASHEIRTPLNGIIGMSGLLMDTPLTPEQTTYAKAVKTSGDALLALIEELLDYSKIEAGKIDLEHRPFPLSVLIEDITELLAPRAEARKIEIAAYIDERLPTQVIGDAARLRQVLLNLAGNAIKFTSTGGVALIVEPGIWPNEISFLVRDTGIGIAPEAQQRIFREFEQADDRIARSYGGTGLGLSISERIVKRMGGRITLESTPGIGSTFEVSIPLVVAAGGEQKTFAAPDLTGQSIMLVSSESIEASLTARRLQRWGGQTCMVGDVDVALALLPERSWQAVLIDHALGTAGIEKLGEAARLHAMHRIVMFTPATRHELQLSAASAFTGYLVKPVRAASLAARLTATPEIPASSLAGETPIVPADEAEKAATPPSKGLSILVAEDNEINALLMRSLLGRLGHHAVITTNGEEALESWLSAKSAGAAYDLVLMDIQMPQLNGIETTKRIRDLEAAQSGRRTPILALTANTLVEDRYACFESGMDGFLIKPLDREKLTEALAGLAASRHLAA; encoded by the coding sequence ATGGGGCGAACGTTCCGGATCAAGATAGGCCTACGCCGCTTCGGGCGCCGCCATCCGTGGATCGCCTTCGCCCTGCGCTCGTTCATGATCTTCTCCGCCACGTTCGGCGGCGCTTATGGCTTCATTGCCGGCAGCCGGACGGAAGTCTCCGGATATGACCCGCAGGCTTTTGCGATCGGCACCAGTTTCCTGTTCGCGATCGCCTGCGTCGCGCTCGTTACCTTAAGTGTCCGGCTGCGCCTGATGCGCCGGAAGATGCGCCGGATCGCCCTGCACAATGAAGCGCTGGCCGATCGAAACTGGGAATTGCAGGAGGCCGAAGCGCGCGCCCGCCGCCTGTTCGAATCGCAGGGCGATCTGATCGTGCTGCGCGATGCCGATGGCCGCATCAGCTACGTCAACGATGCCTATTGCGAACTGGCCGAGATGCCGCGCAGCGCCCTGATCGGCAGTCGCGCCACGCTCACCATCCTCGAACAGGGCGACACCGCGCTGGAATCCAACGGCACCCGCATCCACGATCAAAAAGTCGCAGGCCCCGTGGGGCCGCGATGGATCGCCTGGCGCGAAGGCCTGGTCCGCCACGATGCGGGGAGCCCTGCGGAAATGCAAAGCGTCGGCCGCGACGTCACCGACCGCACCGAGAGCGAACGCGCGCTGGCCGAGGCCCGCGACCAGGCCGATGCCGCGAACCGCGCCAAGTCGCGATTCCTCGCGATGGCCAGCCACGAAATCCGCACGCCGCTGAACGGCATCATCGGCATGAGCGGCCTGTTGATGGATACGCCGCTGACGCCGGAGCAGACCACCTACGCCAAGGCGGTGAAAACCTCGGGTGACGCGCTGCTCGCGCTGATCGAGGAATTGCTGGATTATTCCAAGATCGAAGCCGGCAAGATCGATCTGGAGCATCGCCCGTTCCCGCTCTCGGTGCTGATCGAGGACATCACCGAGTTGCTGGCGCCGCGCGCGGAGGCCAGGAAGATCGAGATCGCCGCCTACATCGACGAGCGGCTGCCGACGCAGGTGATCGGCGACGCAGCGCGGCTGCGCCAGGTGCTGCTCAATCTCGCCGGCAACGCCATCAAGTTCACCTCTACCGGCGGCGTCGCGCTGATCGTCGAGCCCGGCATCTGGCCCAACGAAATCAGTTTTCTGGTGCGCGACACCGGCATCGGCATCGCGCCCGAGGCGCAGCAGCGGATTTTCCGCGAGTTCGAACAGGCCGACGATCGCATCGCGCGCAGCTATGGCGGCACTGGGCTTGGCTTGAGCATCTCCGAACGCATCGTCAAGCGCATGGGCGGCCGCATCACGCTGGAAAGCACGCCCGGCATCGGCTCGACGTTCGAGGTATCGATCCCGCTCGTGGTTGCCGCCGGCGGCGAGCAAAAGACTTTCGCAGCACCGGATCTAACCGGCCAATCGATCATGCTGGTTTCATCGGAGAGCATCGAAGCGTCGCTGACGGCGCGGCGGCTGCAGCGCTGGGGCGGCCAGACCTGCATGGTCGGGGATGTCGACGTCGCGCTGGCGCTGTTGCCCGAGCGTTCGTGGCAGGCGGTCCTGATCGATCATGCGCTGGGCACCGCCGGGATCGAAAAACTCGGCGAAGCGGCGCGCCTTCACGCGATGCATCGGATCGTGATGTTCACGCCGGCGACGCGGCATGAACTGCAACTATCCGCGGCGTCCGCCTTCACCGGCTATCTGGTCAAACCGGTGCGCGCCGCCTCGCTCGCCGCGCGCCTGACCGCGACACCCGAGATTCCAGCGTCCAGCCTTGCCGGCGAAACCCCGATCGTGCCTGCCGACGAGGCGGAGAAAGCAGCCACGCCGCCGAGCAAGGGGCTTTCGATCCTGGTCGCCGAAGACAATGAGATCAATGCTTTGTTGATGCGCTCGCTGCTCGGCCGGCTCGGGCATCACGCCGTCATCACCACCAATGGCGAAGAGGCGCTGGAATCCTGGCTGTCGGCGAAATCCGCCGGTGCCGCCTACGATCTGGTCTTGATGGACATCCAGATGCCGCAACTCAACGGCATCGAAACCACCAAGCGGATTCGTGACCTGGAGGCTGCACAGTCGGGACGCCGCACGCCGATTCTGGCGCTCACCGCCAACACGCTGGTGGAAGACCGCTACGCCTGCTTCGAGTCCGGCATGGACGGTTTCCTGATCAAGCCGCTCGATCGCGAAAAACTGACCGAGGCGCTCGCGGGCCTCGCCGCGTCGCGGCATCTCGCAGCGTGA
- the coaA gene encoding type I pantothenate kinase, which translates to MDIRAPEQQYNPYRIFTRDQWARLRDDTPMTLEPGEFERLRSMHDRLDLQEVEDIFLPLSRLLSIYVDATHRLYQAQRQFLGIRDRKVPYIIGVAGSVAVGKSTTARVLQALLARWSPRPKVDLVTTDGFLFPNAALERQGLMQKKGFPESYDLPMLLSFLSDIKAGRRPVRAPVYSHLTYDIVPNEWIEVDRPDILIVEGVNVLQTGRLPRDGKAIPVVSDFFDFSVYIDADEPVLRQWYVRRFLALRDTAFTDPRSYFHRYAPLSDEEATATALAIWERTNLANLEDNILPTRPRATLILKKGADHVVESVALRRL; encoded by the coding sequence ATGGATATTCGGGCACCGGAGCAGCAGTACAATCCCTACCGGATTTTCACGCGCGATCAGTGGGCGCGGTTGCGCGACGACACGCCGATGACGCTGGAGCCCGGCGAATTCGAGCGGTTGCGTTCGATGCATGACCGGCTCGACCTGCAAGAGGTCGAGGACATCTTCCTGCCGCTGTCCCGCCTGTTGTCGATCTATGTCGATGCGACCCACCGGCTCTATCAGGCGCAACGCCAGTTCCTCGGCATCCGGGATCGCAAGGTGCCCTATATCATCGGCGTCGCCGGTTCCGTGGCGGTAGGCAAATCGACCACCGCGCGCGTGCTGCAGGCGCTGCTGGCCCGCTGGTCGCCGCGGCCGAAGGTCGATCTGGTGACGACCGACGGTTTCCTGTTCCCGAATGCGGCGCTGGAGCGGCAGGGCCTGATGCAGAAGAAGGGCTTTCCCGAAAGCTACGACCTGCCGATGCTGCTGTCGTTCCTCAGCGACATCAAGGCGGGAAGGCGGCCGGTGCGCGCGCCGGTCTATTCGCATTTGACCTACGACATCGTCCCGAACGAATGGATCGAGGTCGACCGTCCCGACATCCTGATCGTCGAGGGCGTCAACGTGCTGCAGACCGGCCGGTTGCCGCGCGACGGAAAGGCGATTCCGGTGGTCTCCGACTTCTTCGACTTCTCGGTCTATATCGACGCTGACGAGCCGGTGCTGCGCCAGTGGTATGTGCGGCGCTTCCTGGCGCTGCGCGACACCGCGTTCACCGATCCCAGGTCGTATTTCCACCGCTACGCCCCGCTCTCGGACGAAGAAGCAACCGCCACCGCCCTCGCCATCTGGGAACGCACCAACCTTGCCAATCTCGAGGACAACATCCTGCCGACGCGGCCGCGCGCGACGCTGATCCTCAAAAAGGGCGCCGACCACGTGGTCGAATCGGTGGCGCTGCGGCGGCTGTAG
- a CDS encoding phosphoribosyl-ATP diphosphatase: MPRFTVHDLAATIDARAASGGEASYTRKLLDKGAEHCAKKFGEEAVETVIAAVENDRDHLIAESADLLFHLLVLLKSRGVKLEEVEAALAQRTSMTGLEEKAARKRD; the protein is encoded by the coding sequence ATGCCGCGTTTTACGGTCCATGATCTGGCCGCCACCATCGATGCTCGCGCAGCGTCGGGAGGAGAGGCGTCCTACACAAGAAAGCTGCTCGACAAGGGCGCGGAGCACTGCGCCAAGAAATTCGGCGAAGAGGCGGTGGAAACCGTGATCGCCGCGGTCGAGAACGACCGCGATCACCTGATCGCCGAAAGTGCCGATCTGTTGTTTCACCTGCTGGTGCTGCTGAAATCGCGCGGCGTGAAGCTTGAAGAGGTCGAGGCCGCGCTGGCGCAGCGCACGAGCATGACCGGTCTGGAAGAGAAAGCCGCGCGCAAGCGCGATTAG
- the hisF gene encoding imidazole glycerol phosphate synthase subunit HisF: MFKVRVIPCLDVKDGRVVKGVNFVDLRDAGDPVEAAIAYDAAGADELCFLDITATHENRGTMLDVVRRTAEACFMPLTVGGGVRTIDDIRTLLRSGADKVSINSAAVSRREFVKEGAEKFGEQCIVVAIDAKRVKRGGGSDRWEIFTHGGRNSTGIDAIEYAQEVVSLGAGEILLTSMDRDGTRQGFDLPLTQAVADSVPVPVIASGGVGNLDHLVDGIRQGHATAVLAASIFHFGEFTIREAKDHMVRAGLPMRLDP; encoded by the coding sequence ATGTTCAAGGTCCGCGTGATCCCCTGCCTCGACGTCAAGGACGGCCGCGTGGTCAAGGGCGTCAACTTCGTCGATCTGCGCGACGCCGGCGATCCCGTCGAAGCGGCGATTGCGTACGACGCCGCCGGCGCCGACGAGCTCTGCTTTCTCGACATCACCGCGACCCACGAAAACCGCGGCACCATGCTGGACGTGGTGCGGCGGACCGCGGAAGCCTGCTTCATGCCGCTGACCGTCGGCGGCGGGGTTCGCACCATCGACGATATCCGCACGCTGCTGCGGTCCGGCGCCGACAAGGTCTCGATCAACTCCGCCGCCGTCAGCCGCCGGGAATTCGTCAAGGAGGGCGCGGAAAAGTTCGGCGAGCAATGCATCGTGGTCGCGATCGACGCCAAGCGCGTCAAGCGCGGCGGCGGTTCGGACCGCTGGGAGATATTCACCCATGGCGGCCGCAATTCCACCGGGATCGACGCCATCGAATATGCCCAAGAAGTGGTCTCGCTCGGCGCTGGTGAAATTCTGCTGACCTCGATGGACCGCGACGGCACCCGGCAGGGTTTCGACCTGCCGCTGACGCAGGCGGTCGCCGACAGTGTTCCCGTACCGGTAATCGCATCCGGCGGCGTCGGCAATCTCGACCATCTCGTGGACGGCATCCGCCAGGGGCACGCCACCGCGGTGCTGGCGGCGTCGATTTTCCACTTCGGAGAATTTACCATACGTGAGGCCAAGGATCACATGGTGCGCGCCGGGCTGCCGATGCGGCTCGATCCCTGA
- the hisA gene encoding 1-(5-phosphoribosyl)-5-[(5-phosphoribosylamino)methylideneamino]imidazole-4-carboxamide isomerase, with product MEAVILFPAVDLKNGQCVRLEQGDMARATVFNLDPAAQARAFAAQGFEYLHVVDLDGAFAGKPMNAMAVEAMLKAVTMPVQLGGGIRDLKTVEAWLDKGIARVIIGTAAVRDPELVKSAAKKFPGRVAVGLDARDGKVAVEGWAETSQVTALEIAQRFEDAGVAAIIFTDIARDGLLKGLNLDATIALAERISIPVIASGGFASIEDVKALLAPRAKKLAGAIAGRALYDGRLDPTAALALIRTARAAA from the coding sequence GTGGAAGCCGTGATCCTTTTTCCCGCCGTCGACCTGAAGAACGGCCAGTGCGTGCGCCTCGAACAGGGCGACATGGCGCGTGCGACGGTGTTCAACCTCGATCCGGCGGCGCAGGCGCGCGCCTTCGCCGCCCAGGGGTTCGAATATCTGCACGTCGTCGACCTCGACGGCGCCTTTGCCGGCAAGCCGATGAACGCGATGGCGGTCGAGGCGATGCTGAAGGCGGTCACCATGCCGGTGCAGCTCGGCGGCGGCATCCGCGATCTCAAAACGGTTGAGGCCTGGCTCGACAAGGGCATTGCGCGCGTGATCATCGGCACCGCCGCGGTGCGCGATCCCGAACTGGTCAAAAGTGCTGCGAAAAAATTCCCCGGCCGCGTCGCCGTCGGTCTTGACGCGCGCGACGGCAAGGTCGCGGTCGAAGGCTGGGCCGAGACCTCGCAGGTGACCGCGCTCGAAATCGCGCAGCGATTCGAGGATGCCGGCGTCGCCGCGATCATTTTTACCGACATCGCGCGCGACGGCCTGCTCAAGGGCCTCAACCTCGATGCGACCATCGCGCTTGCCGAGCGGATCTCGATTCCCGTCATTGCCTCGGGCGGCTTTGCCTCGATCGAGGATGTGAAGGCGCTGCTGGCGCCGCGTGCCAAAAAGCTCGCGGGCGCCATCGCCGGCCGCGCGCTCTATGACGGCCGCCTCGATCCCACAGCTGCCCTGGCGCTGATCCGCACCGCGCGCGCCGCGGCTTAG
- the hisH gene encoding imidazole glycerol phosphate synthase subunit HisH, which translates to MSVAIIDYGSGNLHSAAKAFERAARSMENPQKIVVTRDPEVAFRADRIVLPGVGAFADCRRGLDAVDGMLEAMTEAVRVKARPFFGICVGMQLMATRGKEHVTTNGFDWIAGDVEKISPREENLKIPHMGWNTLDMIREHPVLERLPLGPKGRHAYFVHSYHLNASNEADVLARADYGGPVTAMVGKDTAVGTQFHPEKSQRFGLALISNFLKWKP; encoded by the coding sequence ATGAGCGTAGCGATCATCGATTACGGCTCCGGCAATCTGCACTCGGCGGCCAAGGCTTTCGAGCGCGCCGCGCGCAGCATGGAGAATCCGCAGAAGATCGTGGTGACGCGCGATCCCGAAGTGGCGTTCCGCGCCGATCGCATCGTGCTGCCCGGCGTCGGCGCCTTCGCCGATTGCCGCAGGGGACTGGATGCAGTCGACGGCATGCTCGAGGCGATGACCGAAGCGGTGCGGGTCAAGGCGCGGCCGTTCTTCGGCATCTGTGTCGGCATGCAGCTGATGGCGACGCGCGGCAAGGAACACGTCACCACCAACGGATTCGACTGGATCGCAGGCGACGTCGAAAAGATTTCGCCGCGCGAGGAAAACCTGAAAATTCCGCACATGGGCTGGAACACGCTCGACATGATCCGCGAGCACCCGGTGCTGGAGCGGCTGCCGCTGGGGCCGAAGGGCCGCCACGCCTATTTCGTGCACTCCTATCACCTCAACGCCTCGAATGAGGCCGACGTGCTGGCGCGTGCCGATTACGGCGGGCCGGTGACGGCGATGGTCGGCAAGGACACCGCTGTCGGCACCCAGTTTCACCCGGAAAAGAGCCAGCGCTTTGGGCTGGCGCTGATTTCGAACTTTTTGAAGTGGAAGCCGTGA
- a CDS encoding DUF2628 domain-containing protein: MPVYTVHAPVASGADLAAADKFTFVRDGFHFWAAVLSGLWLIWHRLWLALLGWIVMTAAVEIGLAQLGAGRGAIMLANMLIAILMGFEAASLQRWTLSRRKWRQLDIVVADHEEAAERRFFDRWTARQRGLANDQWAVDRGGPPPTRNIPGQPFSKPPPPLPQGGIIGLFPEPGGSR; this comes from the coding sequence ATGCCGGTCTATACAGTGCATGCCCCCGTGGCCAGCGGCGCCGATCTTGCGGCGGCCGACAAGTTCACGTTCGTGCGCGACGGTTTCCATTTCTGGGCCGCGGTCTTGAGCGGGCTGTGGCTGATCTGGCACCGGCTGTGGCTGGCGCTGCTCGGCTGGATCGTCATGACGGCTGCCGTCGAAATCGGACTGGCACAGCTCGGGGCCGGCCGCGGCGCGATCATGCTCGCCAATATGTTGATCGCGATCCTGATGGGGTTCGAAGCGGCCAGCCTGCAGCGCTGGACGCTGTCGCGGCGCAAATGGCGCCAGCTCGACATCGTGGTCGCCGATCACGAGGAGGCGGCCGAGCGGCGCTTCTTCGACCGCTGGACCGCCCGGCAACGTGGCCTCGCCAACGACCAATGGGCGGTCGATCGCGGTGGGCCGCCGCCGACCCGCAATATTCCGGGCCAGCCGTTCTCAAAGCCGCCGCCGCCGTTGCCGCAGGGTGGCATCATCGGATTATTTCCGGAGCCGGGAGGGTCACGATGA
- the hisB gene encoding imidazoleglycerol-phosphate dehydratase HisB, protein MRTATIKRKTKETDIEVAVNLDGSGISKVSTGIGFFDHMLDLLARHSRIDITVKADGDLHVDHHHTTEDVGIALGQAMKQALGTMAGITRYASIHMPMDETLSRVVIDISGRPVLVFKVDFPRDKVGQFDTELVREWFNAFTINAGVTLHVETLYGENSHHIAESCFKGLARALRAAVAIDPRAAGEVPSTKGQLGG, encoded by the coding sequence ATGCGCACGGCGACCATCAAGCGCAAGACCAAGGAGACCGACATCGAGGTAGCGGTAAACCTCGATGGGTCAGGCATATCCAAGGTTTCGACCGGTATCGGCTTCTTCGACCACATGCTGGATTTGCTGGCCCGGCATTCGCGCATCGACATCACGGTGAAGGCGGACGGCGACCTGCATGTCGACCACCACCACACCACCGAAGACGTCGGGATCGCGCTGGGACAAGCCATGAAACAGGCGCTCGGCACCATGGCCGGCATCACCCGCTATGCCTCGATCCATATGCCGATGGACGAGACGCTGTCGCGTGTCGTGATCGACATTTCCGGCCGCCCGGTGCTGGTGTTCAAGGTCGATTTTCCGCGCGACAAGGTCGGCCAATTCGACACCGAACTGGTGCGCGAATGGTTCAACGCCTTCACCATCAATGCCGGCGTGACTTTGCACGTCGAGACCCTATATGGCGAGAACAGCCATCATATCGCCGAATCCTGCTTCAAGGGTCTGGCAAGGGCGCTTCGGGCCGCGGTCGCCATCGATCCACGCGCCGCGGGTGAAGTGCCTTCCACCAAGGGTCAGCTCGGCGGCTGA
- the hslV gene encoding ATP-dependent protease subunit HslV — protein sequence MQASQNELPVWHGTTILTVRKGGKVVIGGDGQVSIGQTVIKSNAKKVRKLGKGDVIGGFAGATADAFTLFERLESKLEQYPGQLTRAAVELAKDWRTDRYLRRLEAMMIVADKDVSLVLTGTGDVLEPEAGVMAIGSGGNYALAAARALVDSDKDAETIVRRALDIAADICVYTNRNVTIETL from the coding sequence ATGCAAGCATCACAGAACGAGCTGCCGGTCTGGCACGGCACCACGATTTTGACTGTCCGCAAGGGCGGCAAGGTGGTGATCGGCGGCGACGGCCAGGTCTCGATCGGCCAGACCGTCATCAAATCCAACGCTAAAAAGGTCCGCAAACTGGGCAAGGGCGACGTGATCGGCGGCTTTGCCGGCGCCACGGCCGACGCCTTCACGTTGTTCGAGCGGCTGGAGAGCAAACTGGAGCAATATCCGGGGCAATTGACCCGGGCGGCGGTCGAGCTTGCCAAGGACTGGCGTACCGACCGCTACTTACGCCGGCTGGAGGCGATGATGATCGTCGCCGACAAGGATGTGTCGCTGGTCCTGACCGGCACCGGCGACGTGCTGGAGCCGGAGGCCGGGGTGATGGCGATCGGCTCGGGCGGCAATTACGCCCTGGCGGCGGCGCGGGCGCTGGTCGACAGCGACAAGGATGCCGAGACCATCGTACGCCGTGCGCTGGATATCGCCGCCGACATCTGCGTATACACCAACCGGAACGTGACGATTGAAACGCTGTAG
- a CDS encoding GNAT family N-acetyltransferase: MAALYAFRRMTTADLPLIGQWLAKPHVREWWGDPDEQYALVSGDLAEPAMDQYVVAATGSDFGYIQCYDLTAWNSGFGAHPEGTRGIDLFIGEPAMIARGHGSAFIRAFVDDRLRDGAPRIVTDPDPANRRAVRAYENAGFEKVRMVDTPDGAALLMVRNP; encoded by the coding sequence ATGGCGGCGCTCTATGCCTTCCGCCGGATGACGACAGCCGACCTACCGCTAATCGGGCAGTGGCTCGCAAAACCCCATGTCCGGGAATGGTGGGGCGATCCGGACGAGCAATATGCCCTGGTCAGCGGCGACCTCGCGGAGCCGGCAATGGATCAATATGTCGTCGCAGCAACCGGCAGCGATTTCGGCTACATCCAGTGTTATGACCTGACCGCGTGGAATTCAGGTTTTGGGGCGCATCCAGAGGGTACGCGTGGCATCGATCTCTTCATTGGCGAGCCCGCCATGATCGCGCGCGGCCATGGTTCGGCGTTCATTCGCGCCTTCGTCGACGACCGGCTGAGAGACGGCGCGCCGCGCATCGTCACCGATCCCGATCCCGCCAACCGCCGCGCGGTGCGCGCCTATGAAAATGCCGGGTTCGAAAAAGTCCGCATGGTGGATACGCCCGATGGCGCAGCCCTTCTGATGGTCCGCAACCCATGA